In one Arachis duranensis cultivar V14167 chromosome 9, aradu.V14167.gnm2.J7QH, whole genome shotgun sequence genomic region, the following are encoded:
- the LOC107466151 gene encoding uncharacterized GPI-anchored protein At4g28100-like yields MFFHCCMCNDSSSTTTLQTLKPILPNTSSGPGQSHPSTATIFAFSEQSDVKGCPLTLSDELFDGIKNACGGGSGGGSDMELPHTRCCSVLASWLYSAYSSTALTHSHTHTSSSSYEMPLLPDDSETCVNDLENALKVRGIQLKRPNETCDVVFCFCGIRLHPLSCPDAFSVNENGELVGDKIVRRLEKNCISRTNNVKGFPGLGGCSKCLNTLYRVSFLLIFS; encoded by the coding sequence ATGTTCTTCCATTGCTGCATGTGCAATGactcatcatcaacaacaacccTTCAAACCCTTAAGCCCATCCTTCCAAACACAAGCTCAGGCCCAGGCCAATCTCATCCATCAACAGCAACAATCTTTGCATTTTCTGAACAATCTGATGTCAAAGGTTGTCCCTTGACACTCTCAGATGAACTCTTTGACGGTATAAAGAATGCTTGTGGaggtggtagtggtggtggttCTGACATGGAGCTCCCTCACACACGGTGCTGCTCTGTTCTTGCATCATGGTTATACTCTGCATATTCTTCCACTGCATTAACCCATAGCCATACccacacatcatcatcatcatatgaGATGCCATTGTTACCAGATGACTCAGAAACATGTGTGAATGACTTAGAGAATGCACTGAAAGTGAGAGGGATTCAGCTGAAAAGACCCAATGAGACATGTGATGTTGTGTTCTGCTTCTGTGGGATAAGGCTTCACCCTCTGAGTTGCCCAGATGCATTTTCAGTTAATGAAAATGGTGAACTTGTTGGGGATAAAATTGTGAGAAGGTTAGAGAAGAATTGCATCAGTAGAACCAACAATGTCAAAGGCTTCCCTGGTCTTGGTGGCTGCTCCAAGTGCTTGAACACACTCTACAGGGTCAGTTTTCTATTAATCTTTTcctaa
- the LOC107466157 gene encoding magnesium transporter MRS2-I codes for MARDGSVVPADPQAMALVKKKTQSSRSWILFDASGQGSLLDVDKYAIMHRVQIHARDLRILDPLLSYPSTILGREKAIVLNLEHIKAIITAEEVLLRDPTDDNVVPVVEELQRRLPQVGSGHQQEADGKEYNVGQLDMEGAEEDESPFEFRALEVALEAICSFLAARTTELEMAAYPALDELTSKISSRNLDRVRKLKSAMTRLTARVQKVRDELEQLLDDDDDMADLYLSRKLASASPVSGSRGGGGAWFAASPTIGSKISRASRASLATVHLDENDVEELEMLLEAYFMQIDGTLNKLTTLREYIDDTEDYINIQLDNHRNQLIQLELFLSSGTVCLSFFSLVTAIFGMNIPYTWNENHGYMFKWVVIISGTISAVTFLLIIAYARKKGLVGS; via the exons ATGGCAAGGGACGGGAGCGTAGTCCCTGCGGACCCGCAGGCGATGGCGttagtgaagaagaagacgcaGTCATCGCGAAGTTGGATTCTGTTCGATGCATCTGGGCAAGGGTCTCTTCTTGATGTGGACAAGTACGCCATCATGCACAGGGTTCAGATTCACGCTCGTGATCTCAGGATCCTTGATCCCTTGCTCTCTTACCCTTCCACCATACTTGGTCGTGAGAAGGCCATTGTTCTTAACTTGGAG catatcaaggcaattaTCACCGCTGAAGAG GTATTACTGCGAGATCCAACGGATGATAACGTGGTCCCTGTTGTCGAGGAACTGCAAAGACGACTTCCTCAAGTAGGTTCTGGTCATCAACAAGAAGCGGATGGTAAAGAGTACAATGTTGGTCAACTTGATATGGAAGGAGCTGAAGAAGATG AGTCACCCTTTGAATTTCGGGCTTTGGAGGTTGCTTTAGAAGCCATTTGTAGTTTCCTTGCGGCACGTACAACAGAATTGGAGATGGCTGCTTATCCTGCATTGGATGAACTTACCTCTAAG ATTAGCAGCCGTAATTTGGATAGAGTTCGAAAATTGAAGAGTGCAATGACTAGGCTGACTGCTAGGGTGCAAAAG GTGAGAGACGAACTTGAACAACTACTggacgatgatgatgatatggCTGACCTCTACTTATCAAGAAAGTTGGCAAGCGCATCACCAGTTAGTGGATCACGTGGCGGTGGTGGTGCTTGGTTTGCTGCTTCCCCCACCATAGGATCAAAGATATCCAGAGCGAGTAGAGCAAGTCTAGCCACAGTTCATttggatgaaaatgatgtcGAAGAGCTTGAAATGTTACTTGAG GCTTATTTCATGCAAATCGACGGCACATTGAACAAATTAACCACG CTTCGCGAGTATATTGATGATACTGAAGACTATATCAATATCCAA cTTGACAATCATCGAAACCAGCTCATTCAG TTAGAACTCTTCCTTAGCTCTGGAACTGTGTGCCTatccttcttttccttggtgACTGCAATATTTGGCATGAACATTCCATATACGTGGAATGAAAATCACGGTTACATGTTCAAATGG GTAGTTATTATCTCTGGAACAATTTCTGCCGTTACGTTTCTGTTGATTATTGCATATGCTCGTAAAAAAGGGTTGGTTGGATcatga
- the LOC107466152 gene encoding E3 ubiquitin protein ligase DRIP2-like, whose product MTGQAVKLNRAKLEACLTCPLCNKLFNNATTISECLHTFCRGCIDKKLIDEQLKHCPVCNADLGCSPLDKLRTDHSLQDLRNKILPEEGKKIAKTPKNCVKRKKKSLSSLEANATEAKAATPEREVSAPSQPDCSSPKPEKVEEDVRKDEKQPRRIGILDEVSTKLTARRAKVVARKKYLLKELTSSCEPDKVTGDQKKENDDRFQLEISNDSSKARVQNPSKPDSSQQIVPNKIPIDNVESWQEALDLCEPLNSIVEAARKNKSCSKSTMQEHAVIPSVKSSDNDGQPKVENGDENESNRSRSSDTKGRKLKFSEDLNVPVQQPVITSNGESNRGFGPVWFSLVASEVNEESAKLPKITPSYLRVKDGSLLVSHIKMYIVKKLGLVSESEVEISLQGKPVLPCMQLQNLVELWLQTKPLNEKIQTHVGSSAKDFVMVLSYHRKS is encoded by the exons atgacGGGGCAAGCGGTGAAGCTGAATAGAGCCAAGCTTGAGGCATGCTTAACATGTCCTTTGTGCAATAAATTGTTCAACAATGCCACCACCATTTCAGAATGCTTACACACTT TTTGCAGGGGATGCATAGATAAGAAGCTAATAGATGAGCAACTAAAGCACTGTCCAGTATGCAATGCTGACTTGGGTTGTTCTCCACTTGATAAATTAAG GACAGATCATAGTTTACAAGATTTGAGGAACAAAATTTTGcctgaagaaggaaaaaaaattgccAAGACACCTAAGAATTGtgtgaaaagaaagaagaaatctcTGTCTTCTCTAGAAGCCAACGCAACAGAAGCAAAAGCTGCTACTCCTGAGAGAGAAGTTTCCGCGCCTTCGCAACCGGATTGTTCTTCTCCTAAGCCTGAAAAGGTGGAGGAAGATGTCAGGAAAGACGAGAAACAACCGCGGAGGATAGGAATCTTGGATGAAGTCTCTACAAAGTTAACTGCAAGAAGAGCTAAAGTTGTAGCAAGAAAAAAGTACCTTCTGAAAGAGTTAACATCATCTTGTGAACCGGATAAAGTAACGGGAGatcagaagaaagaaaatgatgaCCGGTTTCAGCTTGAAATTTCCAATGACAGTTCCAAAGCCAGAGTTCAG AATCCTTCAAAACCAGATTCAAGTCAACAAATAGTGCCAAACAAGATTCCAATTGACAATGTTGAATCATGGCAAGAAGCTCTTGATTTGTGTGAGCCATTAAATTCCATTGTAGAAGCTGCAAGGAAGAACAAATCTTGCAGTAAGTCCACTATGCAAGAACATGCTGTCATTCCATCAGTAAAGTCAAGTGACAATGATGGCCAGCCTAAGGTtgaaaatggtgatgagaatGAATCGAATCGTTCGAGATCATCGGATACAAAAGGAAGAAAACTCAAATTCTCTGAGGACTTGAATGTTCCAGTACAGCAGCCTGTGATTACTTCAAATGGTGAAAGCAACAGAGGGTTTGGTCCAGTTTGGTTCTCCTTGGTTGCTTCTGAAGTGAA cgaagaaagtgcaaaattgcCAAAAATAACCCCCAGCTACTTAAGGGTCAa GGATGGTAGTTTACTTGTTTCCCATATCAAAATGTATATAGTGAAGAAGCTTGGTCTTGTTAGCGAATCCGAG GTGGAGATCTCTTTGCAAGGTAAACCGGTTCTACCTTGCATGCAACTGCAAaacttggtagagttgtggctGCAAACAAAGCCATTGAATGAGAAGATTCAAACACATGTTGGAAGCTCAGCTAAGGATTTTGTTATGGTCCTTTCATATCATCGAAAGTCCTGA